The Desulfopila inferna genome includes a region encoding these proteins:
- a CDS encoding MerR family transcriptional regulator, giving the protein MNNKAVGIDEIAKVNGVSEKQLRYWQEAGYINPDTVVCSEKTYRRYCKSDVALVKEIKRLLDEGYTLSRAVQKAEVSLCGQQ; this is encoded by the coding sequence TTGAATAACAAGGCAGTTGGAATTGATGAAATTGCAAAAGTAAATGGTGTCAGTGAAAAGCAGCTGCGATACTGGCAGGAAGCCGGATATATCAATCCTGATACCGTTGTATGTAGTGAAAAAACATACAGGCGTTACTGCAAAAGTGATGTTGCTTTGGTGAAAGAAATTAAACGATTACTTGATGAAGGATATACGCTTTCAAGAGCTGTTCAAAAAGCAGAAGTAAGCTTATGTGGACAACAATAA
- the dndB gene encoding DNA sulfur modification protein DndB, whose protein sequence is MSDPFEYVFPCIKGVQAKRDYFVSMCPLRLIPKIFLFNEEELVPELRAQRFLNKARLPDMTRYITENPDDYVFSAITASIDGDVRFESIGSTDDTGRIGLLHVPMSAQFIINDGQHRRAAIEMAIREGSDIADESLAVVFFIDKGLKKCQQMFADLNRYAIRPSKSLGVLYDHRDELAELAREITFRTSTFKGMVEMERSNLSPRSSRLFTLSAIYNATSALLSGIETSNFDEKLTTAVSFWNEIGKNIKEWQLVKDRKITSGDVRRDFIHSHAVVLQALGNVGNTLFSTKHKDWKSLVKKTNSLNWSRSNSKLWEGRAMIGGRVSKAQHNVTLTTNSIKKHLGLDLTPEEQKVEDAFDRGEYAK, encoded by the coding sequence ATGAGCGATCCTTTTGAATATGTATTTCCTTGCATAAAAGGTGTTCAGGCAAAAAGGGACTATTTTGTTTCTATGTGCCCTTTACGCCTCATCCCGAAAATCTTCCTATTTAATGAGGAAGAGCTTGTTCCTGAATTGAGAGCCCAACGTTTTCTTAACAAAGCTCGTCTTCCCGACATGACACGTTATATTACTGAAAATCCAGATGATTACGTCTTTTCAGCTATTACTGCATCTATTGATGGTGATGTACGGTTTGAATCTATCGGCTCAACTGATGATACTGGTCGTATCGGGCTTCTCCATGTGCCTATGTCTGCACAGTTCATTATTAATGACGGGCAGCACCGTAGGGCTGCAATTGAAATGGCAATCAGGGAAGGATCTGACATTGCAGATGAAAGTCTTGCTGTCGTTTTTTTTATCGACAAAGGTCTTAAAAAATGCCAACAGATGTTTGCCGACCTAAATCGCTATGCTATCCGCCCCTCGAAATCACTTGGAGTTTTATATGACCATCGAGATGAACTCGCTGAACTTGCAAGAGAGATAACCTTTCGAACAAGTACGTTTAAAGGAATGGTTGAAATGGAGCGAAGTAATCTCTCTCCAAGATCAAGCAGACTGTTCACACTCAGCGCAATTTACAATGCAACATCAGCTCTACTTTCAGGAATTGAGACCAGCAATTTTGATGAAAAACTAACTACAGCTGTGTCATTTTGGAATGAGATTGGAAAAAACATAAAGGAATGGCAACTAGTAAAAGACAGAAAAATAACATCTGGTGATGTTCGGCGTGACTTTATACACTCCCATGCAGTTGTTCTTCAAGCACTCGGCAATGTCGGGAATACATTATTCAGCACAAAACACAAGGATTGGAAATCGTTGGTGAAAAAAACAAACTCTCTTAATTGGTCAAGATCCAACTCTAAATTGTGGGAAGGCCGCGCCATGATTGGCGGCAGAGTATCAAAAGCACAACACAATGTCACGCTAACCACCAATTCAATAAAAAAACATCTTGGTCTGGATCTCACGCCTGAAGAGCAAAAGGTTGAAGATGCATTTGATCGGGGAGAGTATGCCAAATAA
- the dndC gene encoding DNA phosphorothioation system sulfurtransferase DndC has translation MQIINKGSKSVFERLGYRQTIDQLVSTISELYLSFDAPWIIGYSGGKDSTAVLQLVWMALESIPSKSRKNKVHVISTDTLVENPVVASWVSKQLRRMDEQATLLGLPLETHRLTPELEDSFWVNLIGKGYPAPRPKFRWCTSRLKINPSNKFITEIIKKHGEAILALGMRKAESSMRAMSMDNIEKRLGRVQEYLTPNASLPNSYVFTPIENWENDDVWQFLLHSSQTPWDTDNSNLLDFYKGATKDRECPMAITTGTPSCGDSRFGCWVCTMVSQDRSMLAMIQNDQEKEWMQPLLEYRDSFNIKEDRERRDFRRIDGRVQLFKDRAIHGPYWQDDREDLLRRLLQVQEHVKSNKPEDVPDFDIITIKELKAIREVWREDKDEVEDSLPRIYKEVTGNDFPLDAADRNPAFGWHEMKILKTICGDDKMHYQLVRGLISQSQRYRTMARRSGLFDALEQVISKHFYEDEEDAENRVRNYQEQKRNIKDRLDLIHCAPYVRRLENDTNKNE, from the coding sequence ATGCAGATAATTAATAAAGGAAGCAAATCAGTTTTTGAACGGTTAGGGTATAGGCAGACTATCGACCAGCTCGTTAGTACTATCTCTGAATTATATTTGTCTTTTGATGCTCCCTGGATCATAGGATATAGCGGCGGAAAAGATTCTACAGCTGTGTTGCAGCTTGTATGGATGGCATTGGAATCTATCCCATCAAAAAGCCGTAAAAACAAAGTTCATGTAATCAGCACTGACACACTCGTTGAGAATCCAGTTGTTGCATCTTGGGTGTCTAAACAGCTCAGGAGGATGGATGAGCAGGCCACTCTATTAGGGTTACCTCTTGAAACACACAGGCTGACACCGGAGCTTGAAGATTCATTTTGGGTTAATTTGATAGGGAAAGGTTACCCTGCACCAAGACCAAAATTCAGGTGGTGCACTTCCAGACTCAAGATTAATCCGTCAAACAAATTTATTACGGAAATAATCAAGAAGCATGGTGAAGCTATCCTTGCACTTGGCATGCGAAAAGCCGAGAGTTCGATGCGTGCTATGTCAATGGATAATATAGAAAAAAGGCTTGGACGTGTTCAGGAGTACCTTACCCCAAACGCAAGTCTACCAAACAGTTATGTCTTCACACCAATAGAGAACTGGGAAAACGATGATGTCTGGCAATTCCTACTTCACAGCAGTCAAACTCCCTGGGACACCGACAATAGCAACTTACTTGACTTCTATAAGGGGGCCACAAAAGACAGAGAGTGCCCTATGGCAATCACAACCGGCACCCCAAGTTGCGGTGACAGCAGGTTTGGCTGTTGGGTCTGTACCATGGTCAGTCAAGATCGCTCTATGCTGGCCATGATCCAAAACGATCAAGAAAAAGAATGGATGCAGCCGCTTCTTGAATATCGTGACTCATTCAACATAAAAGAAGATCGGGAGAGACGTGATTTTAGGCGCATTGATGGACGCGTACAACTTTTTAAAGATCGAGCCATCCATGGTCCATATTGGCAGGATGACCGAGAAGATCTGCTAAGGCGCTTACTCCAAGTTCAGGAGCATGTGAAAAGTAACAAACCTGAAGACGTACCAGATTTTGACATAATTACCATTAAAGAGCTAAAGGCTATCCGTGAGGTTTGGCGAGAAGATAAAGATGAGGTCGAAGACAGCCTACCGCGTATCTATAAGGAAGTAACCGGAAATGATTTTCCACTTGATGCTGCTGACAGGAACCCCGCTTTTGGGTGGCATGAGATGAAAATCCTCAAAACTATATGCGGTGACGACAAGATGCATTACCAGCTCGTCCGCGGGCTCATAAGCCAATCACAAAGATATAGAACAATGGCAAGAAGGTCAGGACTTTTCGACGCGTTAGAACAGGTCATCTCCAAGCACTTTTATGAAGACGAGGAAGATGCTGAAAATCGCGTAAGAAATTACCAAGAACAAAAGCGCAATATTAAAGATCGTTTAGATCTTATCCATTGTGCGCCTTATGTACGAAGGTTAGAAAACGATACCAACAAGAATGAATAA
- the dndD gene encoding DNA sulfur modification protein DndD produces MIFDEITLHNYGVYRGRQEIKLQPQCDEKPIILIGGLNGVGKTTLLDAFQHALFGKLASLSSKGNTAYDKYLSKCINKSANPQDGASLSISFSHALNGSEHHYKVTRSWRKNRKNITETVDVLKDGKSDPVLTDSWNEYVEQFMPIRISSLFFFDGEKIKDFADFRKSSELISTGINQLLGLDLVDRLLTDLVVLEKRKTLTLSDHREAIIIKTLEKRILELNGKKDKFRERKKEAEKEVSEIEAKIREIEEQFRVEGGDLYRERKMLEFKKAELNKRTENTLERLADIAGGTLPVFLVRSQLKKILEQVDKEELSKNSDQLNGTLKKRDQQILKELSKRKISKKALLVVEQLFAEDIQNRHAHKNILQYLFLRQETIDSIKNLLQESFEAEVKEALQALENWTSLQLESENIERKLAQVPDAESISRIVKQKEKLEGIYRKAQVNHDIINKEYEKICKDINIASSDLEKEYQKKLDTDHSHETASRIVTHSKKSRKTLEIFRKKVIKYHLERIQEYVLRSFRALLRKDTLVEHIRFDPENYHVEIFEAGGKSIDIDRLSAGEKQLLSVSLLWGLAQASGRRLPAIIDTPLGRLDTTHRTHLVERYFPQASHQVLLLSTDEEINEKYYQMIRPWVSHSYHLDFDEGKQTTTVKPGYFW; encoded by the coding sequence ATGATATTTGATGAAATAACATTGCATAATTATGGAGTTTACCGTGGAAGACAAGAGATAAAACTGCAACCACAGTGCGATGAAAAACCGATTATTTTGATCGGTGGACTTAATGGCGTCGGGAAAACGACTCTTTTAGATGCGTTTCAACATGCATTGTTCGGTAAGCTTGCAAGCTTATCAAGCAAAGGAAACACTGCATATGACAAGTACCTCAGTAAATGCATCAATAAATCAGCGAACCCACAAGATGGCGCCTCACTTTCAATCAGTTTCAGTCATGCTTTAAACGGTTCTGAGCACCATTACAAGGTAACACGCTCATGGCGGAAGAACCGGAAAAATATAACTGAGACAGTTGATGTCCTCAAAGATGGAAAAAGTGACCCTGTTTTAACGGATTCATGGAATGAATATGTAGAGCAATTCATGCCTATAAGAATATCTAGTCTGTTCTTTTTCGATGGAGAGAAAATAAAAGATTTTGCAGACTTTAGGAAGTCTTCAGAACTCATATCTACAGGAATCAACCAGTTACTAGGACTTGATCTCGTCGACCGACTACTTACAGACTTAGTTGTTCTTGAAAAGCGAAAAACTTTAACCTTAAGCGATCATAGAGAAGCAATAATAATTAAAACCTTAGAAAAACGGATCCTTGAGCTCAATGGGAAAAAAGACAAGTTCAGGGAGAGAAAAAAAGAAGCCGAAAAAGAAGTATCTGAGATAGAAGCTAAAATCCGAGAAATAGAAGAGCAGTTCAGGGTTGAAGGAGGCGATTTATACCGTGAACGAAAAATGCTTGAATTCAAAAAAGCTGAATTAAACAAACGTACTGAGAACACCCTAGAACGACTTGCTGATATAGCTGGCGGAACACTTCCTGTTTTTCTTGTCAGGTCACAACTGAAAAAAATCCTTGAGCAGGTTGATAAAGAAGAACTCTCAAAAAATAGCGATCAATTAAATGGTACTCTGAAGAAACGGGACCAACAAATTTTAAAAGAACTTAGCAAGAGAAAAATTTCAAAGAAAGCGCTACTTGTAGTTGAGCAGCTTTTTGCAGAAGATATCCAAAATCGTCATGCACACAAAAATATCTTACAATATCTATTTCTTAGACAGGAAACCATTGATTCAATAAAAAACCTTTTGCAAGAATCATTCGAAGCAGAGGTAAAAGAAGCATTACAAGCTCTTGAGAATTGGACTTCGTTGCAACTTGAATCAGAGAATATTGAGCGAAAGCTTGCGCAAGTTCCAGATGCCGAGTCAATTTCGAGGATTGTAAAGCAAAAAGAAAAATTAGAGGGTATTTATCGAAAAGCCCAAGTTAATCATGATATCATCAACAAAGAGTATGAGAAAATCTGTAAAGATATTAACATAGCATCTTCGGATCTTGAAAAAGAATACCAGAAGAAGCTTGATACTGACCACAGTCATGAAACTGCCTCAAGGATTGTCACACATTCAAAAAAATCGAGAAAGACACTTGAAATATTTAGAAAAAAAGTCATCAAGTATCACCTTGAGAGAATACAAGAATATGTATTACGCTCATTCCGAGCACTTCTGCGAAAAGACACACTTGTAGAACACATTAGGTTTGATCCCGAAAACTATCATGTGGAAATCTTTGAGGCTGGTGGAAAAAGCATTGATATTGATCGGCTGTCTGCCGGTGAAAAACAACTGCTCTCGGTATCTCTTCTCTGGGGACTAGCTCAAGCATCTGGACGTAGGTTGCCTGCTATTATTGATACCCCTCTTGGAAGGCTAGATACTACACACAGGACACACTTGGTAGAAAGATATTTCCCACAAGCAAGTCATCAAGTGCTCCTCTTATCGACCGATGAGGAGAT